The genomic interval CATAATAAACACAAGCGTCCGTCCGTTAGTTGAGCGAATTCTAACGACGACGCAACATGCAACTGAAAATCTCAAAAACGCTGGAGGGTATCATCGCCCGGGTGGCTTTCAACACCACCAAGGCGGGAACCACCCACTCGCTCAAGGATTTCCTCACGCTGGAGCTGCTGCGTGAAGAGGGATCCCTGGCCTACCAACTGCTCTCCTCCCGGCTCAAGGACTGGGAGCTCTATCAGGTATGCCTGCGCATCGAACGGGAAATCGCCGCACCCCGGCAGCCCGATGCCCGAACGCCCGAAGAATTTTACCGGCACTTCACCGAAGAACTGCTCGCAACCCCCACCGCCGCCAAAAGCGTATCCACGGCCCACGCCCTGCAACGGATCGCCGAAGACCGCTCGACGGCAACCGCCCGGGTGCTGGAGATGTACGGCGTGAATGCCGAAACCATTGCCCGGGACCTGCGGAAATTCGCCGTGGGAGACGACTTCCGCACCGAAATCCCGGTCGTCAACCTCCTCGATTTCCACGAGGAGAACAAACCCGCCGAAAAGCACGCCCTGCTCGAAAAGTTCGGGTCGGACCTCACGCGCCTGGCCCGCGAAGGGAAGATCGACCCCGTCGTGGGGCGCGACGCCGAGATCGAGCGCGTGGTACAGATCCTCTCGCGGCGCAAGAAGAACAACCCGATGCTCATCGGCGAGGCCGGTGTGGGCAAGAGCGCGATCGTCGAGGGACTCGCCCTGCGCATCGCACGGGGCGAAGTCCCCTACACGATCGCCGACAAACGCCTCTTCGCACTCGACATCGCGGCGCTGGTCGCCGGGACGAAGTTCCGGGGCGAATTCGAGGAGCGGATACAGCAGCTCCTCGACGAACTGCGCAACGACCGCCGCACGATCCTCTTCATCGACGAAATCCACACCATCGTGGGGGCCGGGGCCACACAAGGAAGCCTCGACACGGCCAACATCCTCAAACCGGCCCTGGCCCGGGGCGAGATCCGGACCATCGGCGCCACGACACTCGACGAATACCGCGAAAACATCGAGTGCGATGCGGCCCTCGAACGGCGGTTCCAGAAGGTCATGGTCGAACCCACGACCGCGGAGCAGACCCTCCGCATCCTGCACAACCTCGCCCCGCACTACGAACGCCACCACCGTGTCCGCTACACGGATGCGGCCCTGAAGGCCTGCGTGGAGCTCGCCGGGCGCTACATCCCCGACCGCTGTTTCCCCGACAAGGCCATCGACATTCTGGACGAGGCGGGTTCGCGGGCCCACCTCCGTTCGGCCTGCGAGCCCGAGGAGCTCCGGAACATGGAACAGGAGCTGCACGACGTCCGCCGCGAACGCCGCGAAGCCGTCGAGGCCCTGGTCTACGAAAAGGCCGCCTCGGCGCGGATGCGCGAAATCGCCCTGCGCTCGAAACTCGACGAAAGCCGCGCCGAATGGCAGCGCTCGCTCGAACACAACCCCGCGGAGATCACCGAAGAGCAGATCCGGCAGGTCATCACCTCCATGACGGGCATTCCGGCCGAACGGCTCTCGGATGGAGAAACGGCCCGGCTGCAAAGTCTCCAGGAGCACCTCGCCCGGCGGGTCGTCGGACAGCAGGAGGCCGTGGAACGGATCGCCGGGTCGATCCGCCGGGCGAGGGCCGGGCTGAAGGACGAGAACCGCCCGATCGGCATATTCCTCTTCGTGGGGCCCACGGGCGTAGGCAAGACCCTGCTGGCCAAGGAGGTCTCGAAGTGGCTTTTCGACGAACGCCGCGGCCTGATCCGCATCGACATGAGCGAGTATGCCGAAAAGCACAACGTCGCCCGCCTGATCGGTGCACCCCCGGGGTATGTCGGGTACGGCGAGGGTGGGCAGTTGACCGAAGCCGTGCGGCGCCAGCCTTATGCCGTGGTGCTCTTCGACGAGATTGAGAAGGCCCATCCCGAGGTCTTCAACGCCCTGCTGCAGATCTTCGACGAGGGACATCTCACCGACGGTGCGGGTCGCCGGGTCGACTTCCGGAATACGATCCTGATCATGACCTCGAACGTCGGATCGAAAGCCGCGGCCCGGCGCTCGGTGCAGGTCGGCTAC from uncultured Alistipes sp. carries:
- a CDS encoding ATP-dependent Clp protease ATP-binding subunit, whose protein sequence is MQLKISKTLEGIIARVAFNTTKAGTTHSLKDFLTLELLREEGSLAYQLLSSRLKDWELYQVCLRIEREIAAPRQPDARTPEEFYRHFTEELLATPTAAKSVSTAHALQRIAEDRSTATARVLEMYGVNAETIARDLRKFAVGDDFRTEIPVVNLLDFHEENKPAEKHALLEKFGSDLTRLAREGKIDPVVGRDAEIERVVQILSRRKKNNPMLIGEAGVGKSAIVEGLALRIARGEVPYTIADKRLFALDIAALVAGTKFRGEFEERIQQLLDELRNDRRTILFIDEIHTIVGAGATQGSLDTANILKPALARGEIRTIGATTLDEYRENIECDAALERRFQKVMVEPTTAEQTLRILHNLAPHYERHHRVRYTDAALKACVELAGRYIPDRCFPDKAIDILDEAGSRAHLRSACEPEELRNMEQELHDVRRERREAVEALVYEKAASARMREIALRSKLDESRAEWQRSLEHNPAEITEEQIRQVITSMTGIPAERLSDGETARLQSLQEHLARRVVGQQEAVERIAGSIRRARAGLKDENRPIGIFLFVGPTGVGKTLLAKEVSKWLFDERRGLIRIDMSEYAEKHNVARLIGAPPGYVGYGEGGQLTEAVRRQPYAVVLFDEIEKAHPEVFNALLQIFDEGHLTDGAGRRVDFRNTILIMTSNVGSKAAARRSVQVGYPTVSKQAALDDAPQSEYQKALEQTFTPEFLNRIDDIVSFRTLEIADVKRIVDLELQGLLRRARRLGYKVKVTDGARRRLAAMGYEARYGARALKRTLTDQVEEPLSELIIDGKLPEGGTVIVESDKQRGIRLRVA